The Deltaproteobacteria bacterium genome window below encodes:
- the tolB gene encoding Tol-Pal system beta propeller repeat protein TolB, which produces MTIRAFAFLAVFLLLQAALSAAAWGKVYIDLAGPAFKKLPMGVQEFKDLGPAPRSAEERALRESIKKELLDAALTDLRFSGFFTVIDQKAYIEDSGSAGLTAGETNFRNWRSIGAQALLKGGFLVEGEKLTVEVRFFDTATEKQVIGKKLSGSVKNPRRVVHYFSDSLYEELTGNKGIFTTKILFVSGSGGNKEIYIADYDGKNTVKLTRNRSINLSPQWSPDGKKVLYVSYKKGAPSMYLLDLSTGRDEPLSSRPGINISGRFSPDGTKVALTISGDNSPELVILDLKTMEYRKLTSNHGIDVSPSWSPDGTKLAYVSDSAGNPHIYVLDLLSGKSRRLTFSGKYNSSPAWSPDGKLIAFARSDKGFNIWVVRPDGEKPVQLTFNGDNRNPSWAPDGRHIVYSSTVKGVASLRVIRSDGTEVMRLNTGIGGEKAPAWSPYLK; this is translated from the coding sequence ATGACAATAAGAGCATTCGCCTTTTTAGCCGTTTTTCTGCTCCTCCAGGCCGCGCTTTCCGCTGCCGCCTGGGGCAAGGTCTATATCGACCTGGCCGGACCTGCCTTCAAGAAGCTCCCGATGGGAGTGCAGGAGTTCAAGGACCTCGGCCCGGCCCCGCGCTCGGCCGAGGAGCGCGCCCTGAGAGAATCGATTAAAAAAGAGCTCCTTGACGCCGCGCTCACGGACTTGAGGTTCTCAGGCTTCTTCACCGTAATCGACCAGAAGGCCTACATCGAAGACAGCGGTAGCGCCGGCCTCACGGCCGGGGAGACGAATTTCAGGAACTGGCGGTCGATAGGGGCACAGGCGCTCCTCAAGGGCGGGTTCCTTGTCGAGGGCGAAAAGCTCACTGTCGAAGTCCGCTTCTTCGATACCGCGACGGAAAAGCAGGTGATCGGGAAAAAGCTCTCAGGGTCGGTGAAGAACCCCCGGAGGGTAGTCCATTACTTCTCCGACTCCCTCTACGAGGAGCTCACCGGGAACAAGGGCATATTCACGACCAAGATACTCTTCGTATCCGGGAGCGGCGGCAACAAGGAGATATACATAGCCGACTACGACGGAAAGAACACGGTCAAGCTCACCCGGAACCGGTCCATAAACCTCTCTCCCCAGTGGTCGCCGGACGGGAAGAAGGTGCTCTACGTCTCCTACAAGAAAGGCGCGCCTTCCATGTACCTCCTGGACCTCTCAACTGGCAGGGACGAGCCCCTTTCGTCCAGGCCGGGCATCAACATCTCAGGAAGGTTTTCGCCAGACGGCACGAAAGTCGCGCTCACGATCAGCGGCGACAACTCCCCGGAACTCGTCATCCTGGACCTTAAGACCATGGAGTACAGAAAGCTTACCAGCAACCACGGGATCGACGTCTCGCCGTCGTGGTCGCCTGACGGCACGAAGCTCGCCTACGTCTCCGATAGCGCTGGAAACCCGCATATCTATGTGTTAGACTTGCTTTCGGGAAAATCAAGGAGATTGACTTTTTCCGGGAAGTACAATTCGAGCCCGGCCTGGTCGCCGGACGGGAAATTGATAGCATTCGCCCGCTCCGACAAGGGCTTTAATATCTGGGTAGTAAGGCCCGACGGCGAAAAGCCCGTCCAGCTTACTTTTAACGGGGACAACAGGAACCCCTCGTGGGCCCCTGACGGCAGGCATATCGTCTACAGCTCCACGGTGAAAGGTGTCGCGTCTCTCAGGGTGATACGCTCGGACGGAACCGAGGTTATGAGGCTTAATACAGGGATTGGCGGCGAAAAGGCACCGGCCTGGTCGCCATACCTAAAGTGA
- the pal gene encoding peptidoglycan-associated lipoprotein Pal, whose protein sequence is MKASLRTLPVILLVLLLAAGCGKRIATEDLAGEAAAPGAVTESEVVAPEEGVVSGDVTAEDILGNADARVGGRYASISPDDELTRKAAEKGHLYTIYFDYDRYTVRDTDLDNLAKNAKWLGLNTNVKIRIEGHADERGETEYNLALGDKRARSVKKYLEDLGVKTDRMEVVSYGEEKPAVAGSSEEAWSQNRRAEFVIIAN, encoded by the coding sequence ATGAAAGCGTCTCTCAGGACATTGCCGGTCATATTGCTTGTTTTACTGCTTGCGGCCGGATGCGGTAAAAGGATAGCTACCGAGGACCTTGCCGGGGAGGCCGCAGCGCCTGGGGCAGTCACCGAATCAGAGGTGGTGGCTCCCGAAGAGGGCGTAGTCTCGGGGGATGTGACCGCCGAGGACATACTCGGCAACGCAGACGCCAGGGTGGGCGGCAGGTACGCCTCGATCTCGCCTGACGACGAGCTTACGAGGAAGGCCGCCGAAAAGGGGCACCTCTATACGATTTATTTCGACTACGACAGGTACACGGTAAGGGACACGGACCTCGACAACCTCGCCAAGAACGCCAAATGGCTGGGGCTTAACACCAACGTAAAAATACGTATCGAAGGGCACGCCGACGAGCGCGGCGAGACGGAATACAACCTCGCGCTCGGCGACAAGAGGGCCAGGAGCGTTAAGAAGTATCTCGAGGACCTCGGCGTCAAGACCGACAGGATGGAAGTAGTGAGCTACGGCGAAGAAAAGCCGGCGGTCGCCGGCTCGAGCGAGGAGGCCTGGTCCCAGAACAGGCGGGCGGAATTCGTCATAATAGCGAACTGA
- the ybgF gene encoding tol-pal system protein YbgF has translation MKRHSAFIALLFLAMAIPACGPGFPIMTGEQEKFMNDVERLVKDNEDLKGKVARLEGSGGLSSLKAEVEDLKKSLAESNIGLDKLRQDMAFVRGAIEEGSHEKEEILDAVKAADSNSADLVSRLAAIESSVKSVQDGLASMEISQQYNDSRFSELKEDIAALDKQASRLEQAVTGARTEASGLKEGAEEPGGAEDLYNKGFRETTAKDYSSAIQSFQKFLSAHPGHKLAGNAQYWLGEIYYAKGDMEMAILEFDKALKKYPGSEKTPASLLKQAFAFEKLGAKKEARVLLQEVVQKYPKSGEAGLARKRLEALK, from the coding sequence ATGAAAAGACATTCAGCTTTCATAGCTCTCCTTTTCCTCGCGATGGCCATCCCGGCCTGCGGCCCGGGCTTTCCCATAATGACGGGCGAGCAGGAAAAGTTCATGAACGATGTGGAAAGGCTCGTCAAGGACAACGAGGACCTTAAGGGCAAGGTGGCGAGGCTCGAGGGCTCCGGTGGCCTCTCGAGCCTAAAGGCGGAGGTCGAGGATCTTAAAAAGAGCCTTGCCGAGTCCAACATCGGCCTTGACAAGCTCAGGCAGGACATGGCTTTCGTGAGGGGCGCAATCGAGGAAGGCTCCCATGAAAAGGAGGAGATACTCGACGCTGTCAAGGCAGCGGACTCGAACTCAGCGGACCTCGTAAGCAGGCTCGCGGCGATTGAGTCTTCCGTAAAGTCCGTCCAGGACGGCCTCGCATCCATGGAGATATCCCAGCAGTACAACGACTCCCGCTTTAGCGAGCTCAAGGAGGATATCGCCGCCCTTGACAAGCAGGCATCTAGGCTTGAGCAGGCGGTTACAGGCGCCAGGACCGAGGCGTCGGGGCTCAAGGAGGGCGCGGAAGAGCCCGGAGGGGCCGAGGACCTCTATAACAAGGGCTTCAGGGAGACCACTGCCAAGGACTATTCGAGCGCCATACAGTCTTTCCAGAAGTTCCTTTCCGCGCACCCCGGCCACAAGCTCGCGGGGAACGCCCAGTACTGGCTCGGCGAGATATACTACGCCAAGGGCGACATGGAAATGGCGATACTCGAGTTCGACAAGGCCCTCAAGAAATATCCGGGGAGCGAAAAGACCCCGGCATCGCTCCTTAAGCAGGCGTTCGCGTTCGAGAAGCTCGGGGCCAAGAAGGAGGCCAGGGTGCTCCTCCAGGAGGTCGTACAGAAATACCCGAAATCCGGAGAGGCGGGACTGGCGCGTAAAAGGCTCGAAGCGCTTAAATA